A genomic segment from Methanolobus zinderi encodes:
- a CDS encoding type II toxin-antitoxin system mRNA interferase toxin, RelE/StbE family, with the protein MGYNVVVSEIADRKFMKLAKKNPKQMGIIGKKVQQIIQNPYRYKPLRGDLHGARRVHIDSSFVLIYDIDEDNKTIRILDYDHHDVIY; encoded by the coding sequence ATGGGATATAACGTTGTTGTATCTGAAATTGCCGACAGGAAATTTATGAAGCTTGCTAAGAAGAATCCCAAACAGATGGGAATCATCGGCAAGAAGGTGCAACAGATTATCCAAAATCCCTATCGTTACAAACCATTACGCGGTGATCTGCACGGTGCAAGAAGAGTACATATTGACTCCTCTTTTGTACTTATCTATGATATAGATGAGGATAACAAAACAATCAGAATCCTTGATTACGATCACCATGATGTGATCTATTAA
- a CDS encoding type II toxin-antitoxin system HicB family antitoxin: protein MKYKFSATIHKEEDWYVSWCPELDVASQGKTVEEALVNLREAVELYLEDEDVSIPKETTFLTTTFEVSYDKASRPVST, encoded by the coding sequence ATGAAATACAAATTCTCTGCAACAATTCACAAAGAAGAAGACTGGTACGTATCATGGTGCCCTGAGCTGGATGTAGCAAGTCAGGGAAAAACAGTAGAAGAAGCCCTTGTGAATTTGCGAGAAGCTGTAGAGTTATACCTTGAAGACGAAGATGTTTCAATACCAAAGGAAACTACTTTTTTGACCACCACTTTTGAGGTTTCCTATGACAAAGCTTCCCGTCCTGTCAGCACATGA
- the metG gene encoding methionine--tRNA ligase, which produces MPNIPFDKAVLVTCGLPYANGKAHVGHLRTYIPADIYVRSLKKNSQEVTFVCGSDTHGTPIVVNAEELGITPKELVQKYHVHFDEIFKKMDVRFDAFGTTDDETNHNRTLDIVEKLIDRGYVYPKIIEIAYCPQCDRFLPDRYVSGTCPHCEEKARGDECDQGCGKHLEPGELRDPVCTICQGPAEYKEQEHFFFKLSEFRDFLLEHLENLGGTLNARNYALGWVKQELTDWCITRNLEWGVKFPGHDDLVVYVWVDAPIGYMAFTEEWAEATGGDWEKFWKGDSPIVHFIGGDIIYHHCIFWPAMLKGAGYSQPSAVVASGMLKIEDKTFSKSRGYVVWVEEDYLDHGFHPDLLRYYLASYTSHTKEVNFSWKIFQDKINTELVGVLGNFLYRNLLFAYKNFGEIPEGDMDPEVIDKIVSTTEDVIQANADYEFKKAADIAMSLASYGNSYFQSNEPWKLIKEDKEACGKVIKNCIQLAKALILLFEPMTPGSMETAWKQIGMDSDVHEETYEQATVAVISGTKLEKPKILFTKLEDDKIQEMEDISSKRVKAAMAKEAGKAEIEIEEYKDEIEYDDFAKLDIRVGKIITAEKIKKSKKLLRLEVDIGDEKPRQVVAGLAEYYKPEEMVGKTVNVLVNLKPVKLCGVESQGMLLAADAGERVSLLTTDKDMGPGSCIR; this is translated from the coding sequence ATGCCAAATATCCCCTTTGATAAAGCCGTACTTGTAACATGCGGCCTTCCGTATGCCAACGGGAAAGCTCATGTGGGTCATCTCAGGACATACATTCCTGCGGATATCTATGTGAGATCCCTGAAAAAGAACTCACAGGAAGTTACGTTTGTCTGTGGTTCCGATACCCATGGTACCCCTATTGTTGTAAATGCCGAGGAGCTCGGGATCACACCAAAAGAACTCGTTCAGAAATATCATGTCCATTTTGACGAAATTTTCAAGAAAATGGACGTCAGGTTCGATGCCTTCGGAACAACAGACGATGAAACAAATCACAATCGTACACTGGATATTGTCGAGAAGCTCATTGACAGAGGTTACGTTTATCCAAAGATCATAGAGATAGCTTATTGTCCGCAATGTGATCGTTTCTTGCCTGACAGGTATGTTTCGGGAACCTGCCCTCACTGCGAGGAAAAGGCACGTGGTGACGAGTGTGACCAGGGATGTGGCAAGCACTTAGAACCGGGTGAGCTAAGGGACCCTGTCTGTACCATCTGTCAGGGACCTGCGGAATATAAGGAACAGGAACATTTCTTCTTCAAGCTTTCCGAGTTCAGGGATTTCCTCCTTGAGCATCTGGAAAACCTTGGTGGTACCCTGAATGCACGCAACTATGCACTGGGATGGGTCAAGCAGGAGCTGACGGACTGGTGTATCACAAGGAACCTTGAATGGGGAGTAAAATTCCCGGGCCACGATGATCTTGTTGTTTACGTATGGGTGGATGCACCTATCGGTTATATGGCATTCACGGAAGAATGGGCAGAGGCCACCGGCGGTGACTGGGAGAAGTTCTGGAAAGGCGACTCTCCGATAGTACACTTCATTGGCGGTGACATCATCTACCACCACTGTATCTTCTGGCCTGCAATGCTTAAGGGAGCAGGCTACAGCCAGCCATCTGCGGTTGTTGCATCCGGCATGCTGAAGATAGAGGACAAGACCTTCTCAAAGAGTCGCGGTTATGTGGTATGGGTTGAGGAAGACTACCTTGACCACGGTTTCCACCCGGACCTTCTCAGGTATTACCTTGCAAGCTACACCTCACACACGAAAGAGGTCAATTTCTCGTGGAAGATCTTCCAGGATAAGATAAACACCGAGCTTGTGGGTGTACTGGGTAATTTCCTGTACAGGAACCTGTTGTTTGCGTACAAGAACTTCGGAGAGATTCCCGAGGGTGATATGGATCCCGAGGTGATTGATAAGATCGTGTCCACAACCGAAGATGTCATTCAGGCAAATGCGGATTACGAATTCAAGAAGGCGGCCGACATTGCGATGTCTCTTGCTTCATACGGAAATTCATATTTCCAGTCAAACGAGCCCTGGAAGCTCATTAAGGAAGATAAGGAAGCCTGTGGCAAGGTTATCAAGAACTGCATACAGCTTGCAAAGGCATTGATACTGCTCTTCGAGCCGATGACCCCGGGCAGCATGGAGACCGCCTGGAAGCAGATCGGCATGGATTCCGATGTGCATGAGGAAACCTACGAACAGGCAACCGTTGCAGTGATAAGCGGCACAAAGCTCGAAAAGCCAAAGATCCTGTTCACAAAGCTTGAGGATGACAAGATACAGGAAATGGAAGACATCTCCTCAAAGCGCGTGAAGGCAGCCATGGCAAAGGAAGCGGGTAAGGCGGAAATTGAGATCGAGGAATACAAGGACGAAATAGAATACGATGACTTTGCAAAGCTTGACATCAGGGTAGGTAAGATCATCACCGCCGAGAAGATCAAGAAATCAAAGAAACTCCTGCGCCTGGAGGTCGATATCGGCGACGAGAAACCAAGACAGGTTGTCGCAGGACTGGCAGAATACTACAAGCCCGAGGAGATGGTCGGCAAGACTGTTAACGTGCTTGTCAACCTCAAGCCTGTGAAACTCTGCGGTGTCGAGTCTCAGGGAATGCTGTTGGCAGCGGATGCAGGTGAGCGCGTATCTTTGCTGACAACCGATAAGGACATGGGTCCGGGTTCCTGTATCAGATGA
- the sppA gene encoding signal peptide peptidase SppA, with product MSGKYPDSSEGSSDDTEYHTYPYSYSESKKDDTIQNNSPSEMPEETASTGITGREQTPETEKYRGADESKNERANTSNNTYSGPPGPEKKSRKWQYLAIVAVLLLVIGSSFVIIFQAFGGGLYAPTDKVAVIYVQGTLLTSSVPGGLGYATSEDVAESIRDATADENVKAIVLRINSPGGSSTAGEEIYTEVRRASESGVPVVVSMGDVAASAAYHVSAPADLIVANPSTMTGSIGTIWMFENLSGYYDQEGIDYYIAKSGEFKDMGGSWRGLTEDEKEYANLVVAQVYSTFVEDVAEGRDMSEGEVRDLADGRIYTGETAMELGLVDEMGNFYYALDRAAELGGIEGEPTIVYMNRPTLSSLLFGSESNTSAAIEQFLSFYEESPYGKIV from the coding sequence ATGAGCGGAAAATATCCCGATAGCAGTGAAGGATCTTCGGATGACACTGAATATCATACATATCCATATTCTTACTCAGAATCAAAAAAGGATGATACGATCCAGAACAATTCACCTTCAGAAATGCCGGAAGAAACAGCATCAACCGGTATAACGGGCAGAGAGCAGACGCCGGAAACTGAGAAATACCGGGGTGCGGATGAAAGTAAAAATGAAAGAGCCAATACCTCAAATAATACTTATTCCGGCCCCCCAGGACCCGAAAAAAAGAGCCGCAAATGGCAGTATCTGGCAATAGTAGCCGTTCTTCTCCTGGTTATCGGATCAAGTTTTGTGATAATCTTCCAGGCCTTTGGCGGAGGCCTGTATGCACCGACAGATAAAGTTGCAGTAATCTACGTACAGGGTACCCTTCTTACAAGCAGTGTGCCCGGTGGCCTTGGATATGCAACATCGGAAGACGTGGCTGAAAGCATAAGGGATGCAACCGCCGATGAGAATGTGAAGGCCATAGTGCTGCGTATCAACAGTCCCGGAGGCTCTTCCACCGCAGGTGAAGAGATATACACCGAGGTAAGAAGGGCAAGTGAAAGCGGTGTACCCGTAGTCGTATCCATGGGAGATGTGGCAGCAAGTGCAGCCTATCATGTATCAGCACCTGCAGACCTTATAGTTGCCAATCCATCCACAATGACAGGAAGCATCGGCACCATATGGATGTTCGAGAACCTTTCGGGCTACTATGATCAGGAAGGTATAGATTACTACATTGCCAAATCCGGTGAGTTCAAGGACATGGGAGGTTCATGGAGAGGTCTCACGGAAGATGAAAAGGAGTATGCAAACCTCGTCGTTGCCCAGGTATACTCAACCTTTGTGGAAGATGTGGCCGAAGGCAGGGACATGAGCGAAGGTGAGGTAAGGGACCTTGCAGACGGCAGAATATACACCGGTGAGACGGCAATGGAGCTCGGACTGGTTGATGAGATGGGTAACTTCTATTATGCCCTTGACAGGGCAGCGGAACTCGGAGGAATCGAAGGTGAGCCGACCATTGTTTACATGAACAGGCCGACACTCTCAAGCCTGCTCTTTGGCTCTGAATCCAATACATCGGCAGCAATCGAACAGTTCCTGAGCTTCTATGAGGAAAGTCCGTATGGAAAGATAGTCTGA
- a CDS encoding metal-dependent hydrolase, translating to MPFTPFHLGPAFLLGEMFEKRINLISILLGSIIIDVRATYCLFSGCRPLHGPFHTFLNATVIALLLSIFLFSQKEWLQKITDKLRIEQTYSFISIATGTLIGTFSHVLLDSFLYMDIKPLWPLETNPFSGMALSGTIYLLCILSFIPALGIYFHRYLKRDWCSPDSENKMEAEFS from the coding sequence ATGCCTTTTACACCATTTCATCTCGGACCAGCTTTTTTGCTGGGAGAGATGTTCGAGAAACGGATAAATCTTATTTCCATACTTCTTGGAAGCATAATCATTGATGTGAGAGCAACATACTGTCTGTTTAGCGGTTGCAGACCTCTTCACGGACCATTTCACACCTTTCTAAACGCAACAGTGATTGCATTGTTGTTATCCATTTTCTTGTTTTCACAGAAAGAATGGTTACAGAAAATTACAGATAAGCTGAGGATAGAGCAGACATATTCTTTTATTTCTATAGCCACAGGGACACTAATCGGAACCTTTAGCCATGTGCTGCTTGACTCTTTTCTTTACATGGATATCAAGCCTTTATGGCCTCTTGAGACAAACCCTTTTTCCGGAATGGCCTTATCAGGAACAATATATCTACTTTGTATACTTTCCTTCATACCTGCATTGGGGATTTACTTTCACAGGTACCTGAAAAGAGATTGGTGCTCGCCAGACTCTGAAAATAAGATGGAAGCAGAATTTTCCTGA
- a CDS encoding DNA-3-methyladenine glycosylase I, with amino-acid sequence MKIRCEWAEMNENEREYHDSEWGVPEHDDRKLFEFLILEGAQAGLSWDTILKRRENYRKAFDDFDYNKVAAYDESKIEELLQDSGIIRNRRKVLSAVNNAKAFIEVRKEFGSFDNYLMKFLPEGKPIQNSWKSMSEIPARTDLSEKISKDMKKRGFSFVGPTIVYAYMQAMGMVNDHVVDCFRHEECGNMK; translated from the coding sequence ATGAAAATACGTTGTGAATGGGCCGAAATGAATGAAAATGAAAGGGAGTACCACGATAGCGAATGGGGAGTGCCTGAGCATGATGACAGGAAACTGTTCGAGTTCCTGATACTTGAAGGAGCGCAGGCAGGGCTTAGCTGGGACACCATTCTCAAAAGAAGGGAGAACTACAGAAAGGCCTTTGATGATTTTGACTACAATAAGGTTGCTGCCTACGATGAATCAAAGATCGAGGAACTCCTGCAGGATTCAGGAATTATCAGGAATCGGAGAAAAGTACTTTCAGCGGTTAATAATGCAAAAGCCTTCATCGAAGTAAGGAAGGAGTTTGGTTCATTCGATAATTATCTCATGAAATTTCTGCCGGAAGGTAAACCCATACAGAACTCATGGAAATCCATGTCAGAGATACCTGCAAGGACCGACCTGTCCGAAAAGATAAGCAAGGATATGAAAAAGCGGGGATTCAGCTTCGTAGGTCCGACCATAGTCTATGCCTACATGCAGGCCATGGGGATGGTCAACGACCATGTGGTGGACTGCTTCAGGCATGAGGAATGTGGAAATATGAAATAA
- a CDS encoding class I SAM-dependent methyltransferase, whose translation MKENYFGIHVEEYDKWYEKHHAVYESELQAIRELLLDIIPGRSLEIGVGTARFASVLGISYGIDPSQKMLEIAVKRGIRPIRGIAEELPLKSSSTELILMATALCFTDKERTLREIHRVLAPRNELIIAFIERNSPLGQEYEKRAAKSSFFKAASFLSAKELTDSLENHGFGGFIFRQTLFKPLNEIKIAEKPIEGFDSGSFVVVKATNIKDW comes from the coding sequence ATGAAAGAGAATTACTTCGGCATCCATGTGGAAGAGTATGATAAGTGGTATGAAAAACACCATGCTGTTTACGAATCAGAACTTCAGGCCATTAGAGAGCTGCTTCTGGATATCATACCCGGAAGAAGCCTTGAAATAGGAGTCGGTACGGCAAGATTCGCATCCGTTCTTGGAATCAGTTACGGAATAGATCCCTCGCAAAAAATGCTTGAGATTGCAGTAAAACGTGGCATCAGACCTATCCGGGGGATTGCGGAAGAACTGCCCCTGAAAAGTTCGTCAACTGAACTCATATTGATGGCCACAGCCCTTTGTTTTACCGATAAAGAACGCACACTCAGAGAGATACATCGGGTACTTGCACCAAGGAACGAGCTCATAATTGCATTTATCGAACGTAACAGCCCCCTGGGACAGGAATATGAAAAAAGAGCAGCAAAGAGTAGTTTTTTCAAAGCTGCCAGCTTCTTATCAGCGAAGGAACTCACAGACAGTTTGGAGAATCATGGTTTTGGTGGATTTATTTTCAGGCAGACCCTTTTCAAGCCTTTAAATGAGATAAAAATAGCCGAAAAGCCGATTGAAGGGTTTGACAGCGGTTCCTTTGTCGTTGTAAAGGCAACAAATATAAAAGACTGGTAG
- a CDS encoding SagB/ThcOx family dehydrogenase, with the protein MRGIGKEFMEKTKFQYAERSDQALGYPQPPLQSGSEDEGKVFDLPEPESIKVDSIDIREAIENRTSTRSYRMEAISPEELSYLLWCTQGVKQVKSSVTFRTVPSAGARHALETYVLVNNVEGLEKGLYHFLPIEHKLVRIQTGEHIAEDIKTACLDQPFVLNSAVTFIWTAVPYRMQWRYGERGYRYLHLDAGHVCQNLYLAAQSVSCGVCAIAAFLDDNINILLQIDGEKEFTIYIATVGKIT; encoded by the coding sequence ATGAGAGGAATCGGTAAAGAGTTCATGGAAAAAACGAAGTTCCAGTATGCTGAAAGATCAGACCAGGCATTGGGTTATCCTCAGCCTCCTCTGCAATCGGGGTCAGAGGATGAGGGGAAGGTTTTCGATCTTCCCGAACCAGAGAGTATAAAGGTCGACAGTATAGACATCAGAGAAGCCATAGAGAACAGGACAAGTACACGCAGTTACAGAATGGAAGCAATTTCCCCTGAAGAACTATCCTACCTGCTCTGGTGCACCCAGGGTGTCAAGCAGGTCAAAAGTTCGGTGACATTCAGGACGGTACCCTCTGCTGGCGCCAGGCATGCACTTGAGACCTATGTGCTGGTAAACAATGTGGAAGGACTGGAAAAGGGTCTTTATCATTTCCTTCCCATCGAGCACAAGCTTGTCCGGATACAGACCGGGGAGCATATCGCCGAAGATATCAAAACCGCCTGTCTTGACCAGCCTTTTGTACTGAACAGCGCGGTCACGTTCATCTGGACGGCGGTACCTTACAGGATGCAATGGCGATACGGTGAAAGAGGATACAGGTATCTTCATCTGGATGCAGGTCACGTCTGTCAGAACCTCTACCTAGCTGCACAGTCCGTTAGTTGCGGAGTCTGTGCCATCGCAGCTTTTCTTGACGATAATATTAATATTTTACTGCAAATCGACGGTGAAAAGGAATTCACGATCTACATTGCGACTGTTGGGAAGATTACCTGA
- a CDS encoding ribose 1,5-bisphosphate isomerase has translation MDDLQIIADKIRTMEIRGAGRIAVAASAALRDYAKTLRSLNIEEFNRNIDEAAKTLVDTRPTAVSLPNAVALTKRHSSTNVYDAIDEIVSNSDEFIKNAEEALGKIGRIGAERIHDGDVIMTHCNSHAAISIIKTAFDQGKNISVIATESRPRRQGFITIRELNDYGIPTTLIVDSAVRLTMKEVDLVVVGADSISVNGALINKIGTSQLAMAAQEARRNLIVAAETYKFSPRTLLGEMVEIEDRGSEEVIDPEILEELPNVKVRNPAFDVTPAEYIDLIITEVGALPPAMAYTIIKDHLGLEMLP, from the coding sequence ATGGACGATCTACAGATTATAGCTGACAAGATACGGACAATGGAGATCCGTGGTGCGGGAAGGATAGCCGTTGCAGCTTCAGCTGCACTCAGGGATTATGCGAAAACGCTTCGATCACTGAACATCGAGGAGTTCAACAGGAATATCGATGAGGCTGCAAAAACACTGGTTGACACCCGTCCGACAGCAGTTTCCCTCCCAAATGCCGTTGCTCTGACCAAAAGACACAGTTCAACTAATGTCTATGATGCAATCGATGAGATAGTCAGTAATTCAGATGAGTTCATAAAGAATGCTGAGGAAGCACTTGGAAAGATCGGCAGGATAGGTGCCGAGAGAATCCATGACGGTGATGTCATCATGACCCATTGCAATTCCCATGCAGCCATCTCGATCATCAAGACCGCCTTTGACCAGGGTAAGAATATATCGGTAATCGCCACAGAATCCCGCCCCAGGAGGCAGGGCTTTATCACGATCAGGGAGCTGAACGACTATGGCATTCCCACGACCCTTATCGTGGACTCGGCTGTCAGGCTGACCATGAAGGAAGTGGACCTTGTGGTGGTGGGTGCGGATTCGATCTCGGTTAACGGTGCACTCATAAACAAGATCGGGACCTCCCAGCTTGCCATGGCCGCACAGGAAGCCCGCAGGAATCTGATCGTGGCTGCGGAGACCTATAAGTTCAGTCCGAGGACCCTGCTTGGTGAAATGGTGGAGATCGAGGATCGTGGAAGTGAGGAAGTGATCGACCCTGAGATACTGGAAGAACTTCCCAATGTAAAGGTCAGAAATCCTGCGTTCGATGTCACTCCCGCAGAGTATATCGATCTGATCATCACAGAGGTAGGAGCCTTACCACCGGCTATGGCCTATACGATAATAAAGGATCATCTCGGACTTGAGATGCTACCCTGA
- a CDS encoding HI0074 family nucleotidyltransferase substrate-binding subunit: MEKLEMILGDARRALATLEEVLDEPFSLIVRDASIQRFEYTFEVTWKLIRQYLKDREGIVCNSPKSCFREAFKVDLVTEEETVKALQMTDDRNMTTHTYREEVADEIYGNLPGYYDLMYNITTGISERMN; encoded by the coding sequence ATGGAAAAACTGGAGATGATATTAGGTGATGCAAGAAGGGCTCTGGCAACTCTGGAAGAAGTGCTAGATGAACCCTTTTCTCTTATAGTCAGAGATGCATCGATCCAGAGGTTTGAATATACATTCGAAGTAACTTGGAAACTTATCAGACAGTATCTCAAGGACAGGGAAGGAATAGTCTGCAACTCGCCAAAATCATGTTTCAGGGAGGCTTTCAAAGTGGATTTAGTTACTGAAGAGGAAACTGTCAAAGCCTTGCAAATGACCGATGACAGGAATATGACCACCCATACCTATCGTGAAGAAGTTGCGGATGAGATATACGGTAACCTGCCGGGTTACTATGATCTGATGTATAATATCACTACAGGTATAAGTGAAAGAATGAATTGA
- a CDS encoding nucleotidyltransferase family protein: MPENSSIFENSLRQLKETVIETFSDEDVYVILFGSRARGDFSHTSDIDVGILPRRPYNRKKLTLLREKIDDLNIPYSVDVVDISNVSDAFREKVMEEGIVWKNWR, translated from the coding sequence ATGCCTGAAAATTCTTCGATATTTGAAAACTCACTTAGGCAGTTAAAAGAAACTGTGATTGAAACGTTTTCCGATGAAGATGTTTATGTGATACTTTTTGGTTCCAGAGCAAGGGGTGATTTCAGTCACACCTCCGATATTGATGTTGGTATTTTGCCTCGACGACCCTATAATAGAAAAAAGTTGACCTTGCTTCGGGAAAAAATAGATGATCTGAATATTCCCTACTCAGTGGATGTGGTCGATATTTCAAATGTTTCCGATGCTTTTAGAGAGAAAGTAATGGAAGAAGGGATAGTATGGAAAAACTGGAGATGA
- a CDS encoding HepT-like ribonuclease domain-containing protein: MPRDYLVFFEDMLIAINKIKRYSANLSFEEFSKDEMRIDAVVRNLEIVGEAAGNIPSDIREKYPSVQWKKIVGLRNILIHEYFGIDMDILWGIIQNNLDELKDNIEIALQENRTH, from the coding sequence ATGCCTAGAGATTATCTTGTTTTTTTTGAAGATATGCTAATTGCCATCAACAAAATCAAAAGATATTCTGCCAACTTATCTTTTGAAGAATTCTCTAAGGATGAAATGAGAATAGATGCTGTTGTCCGTAATCTTGAGATCGTAGGTGAAGCAGCAGGTAATATTCCTTCTGATATCAGAGAAAAATATCCTAGTGTTCAATGGAAGAAAATAGTAGGACTGCGGAATATTCTTATACATGAATACTTTGGGATTGATATGGATATTTTATGGGGTATTATTCAGAATAACCTTGATGAACTAAAAGATAATATCGAAATAGCTTTACAAGAAAATAGAACTCATTAG
- a CDS encoding nucleotidyltransferase family protein encodes MDVLRLLRENEDHIIESFGVKRIGLFGSFARGEGRIDSDIDVLVEFREGQKTFDNYMELKFYLEDLFKRDVDLVLETSIKPRLKDYILKEAVYA; translated from the coding sequence ATGGATGTCCTTAGACTTTTAAGGGAAAACGAGGATCATATAATCGAGAGTTTCGGTGTTAAAAGAATAGGTCTTTTTGGTTCATTTGCAAGAGGCGAAGGACGCATAGATAGTGATATAGATGTCCTGGTTGAGTTCAGGGAAGGGCAGAAGACGTTTGACAATTACATGGAACTGAAATTCTATCTGGAAGATCTGTTTAAAAGAGACGTGGATCTTGTGCTTGAGACATCCATTAAACCACGGCTCAAAGATTACATCTTGAAGGAAGCTGTTTATGCCTAG
- a CDS encoding DUF61 family protein — MPERRSSTDDVLMRWMRMEVSKINDGIVTERKSLAQLLIQERPVARTKSGDEHLFDKETLLFLKNNLPRELHTRLRLPILFFYSMNVPDSCYLNDESAFHALQELGDFSKMRRMQKGKLWIGRSIAYSIMKKYPTAVQIAMA; from the coding sequence ATGCCTGAAAGAAGAAGCTCAACAGACGATGTTCTCATGCGCTGGATGAGGATGGAGGTCAGCAAGATCAACGATGGCATAGTCACCGAGCGTAAAAGTCTTGCTCAGCTCCTTATACAGGAAAGACCCGTCGCAAGGACAAAATCTGGTGATGAACACCTTTTCGACAAAGAGACGCTGCTTTTTTTAAAGAATAACCTGCCCCGTGAACTGCACACCAGACTTCGGCTACCCATCCTTTTCTTCTACAGTATGAACGTGCCCGATAGCTGTTATCTCAATGATGAGAGTGCGTTCCATGCACTGCAGGAGCTGGGCGATTTCAGTAAAATGCGCCGTATGCAAAAAGGTAAACTATGGATTGGCAGATCAATTGCATATTCGATCATGAAAAAGTATCCCACCGCCGTGCAGATTGCTATGGCATGA
- a CDS encoding NAD-dependent succinate-semialdehyde dehydrogenase: MSTIRSINPATGTVIGEVDMHSDEQVNQILKKSAEAFEEWKRTDVSERNKLLHKVADLLRENKEQYGKLISAEMGKVIKQSIPEVSKCAEMFDYFADNAESFIEPETAGESSCGLMVHYEPMGTVLAIKPWNFPFWQVLSAAAHVLAGGNVMLLKHSSYVPMCALEIENIFKEAGFPEGVFQTLMIDGKTASSLITKDEVKAVSFTGGFDAGQKVAEIAARNMKKFVLELGGSDPFIVLDDANVEMAAKVGVPSRFINTGQTCIAAKRFIVVEDVADEFTERFVEHTLDLNIGDPMDPDTDIGPMVRDDQILILEDQVNDAISKGAEALVPGGRMAGTGYMYSPTVLTNVTRDMKVMHEETFGPVAPIIIAKDEKEAIEMANDSEFGLGASVWSQDRNRAMRVASELETGMVGINSFCTPQACLPFGGVKKSGMGRELSSHGFYEFMNIKSLKMM, translated from the coding sequence ATGAGCACGATACGATCCATCAATCCGGCAACAGGTACAGTAATCGGCGAAGTCGATATGCACTCTGACGAGCAGGTGAACCAGATCCTAAAAAAATCTGCTGAGGCCTTTGAAGAGTGGAAAAGGACTGATGTTTCAGAGCGTAACAAGTTACTTCACAAGGTCGCGGACCTGCTGCGTGAGAACAAAGAGCAGTACGGGAAGCTTATTAGCGCCGAAATGGGAAAAGTGATCAAGCAGTCCATTCCCGAGGTCAGCAAATGTGCTGAGATGTTCGATTATTTTGCGGACAATGCGGAGAGTTTTATTGAACCCGAAACCGCCGGGGAAAGTTCCTGCGGCCTTATGGTGCATTACGAACCCATGGGGACAGTGCTTGCCATCAAGCCCTGGAACTTCCCGTTCTGGCAGGTGCTCAGTGCAGCGGCACATGTGCTTGCAGGCGGAAATGTGATGCTTCTCAAGCATTCCAGCTATGTGCCCATGTGTGCACTTGAAATTGAAAATATATTCAAAGAAGCCGGATTTCCTGAAGGGGTTTTCCAGACACTGATGATAGACGGGAAGACGGCATCCTCACTTATAACCAAAGACGAGGTTAAAGCCGTGTCCTTTACCGGTGGGTTTGATGCCGGGCAGAAGGTTGCTGAAATCGCTGCCCGTAACATGAAGAAGTTCGTGCTGGAACTTGGTGGCAGTGATCCTTTCATCGTCCTTGATGATGCGAATGTGGAAATGGCTGCAAAGGTCGGTGTCCCGAGCCGCTTTATCAATACGGGACAGACATGCATAGCTGCAAAGCGCTTCATCGTGGTGGAAGACGTGGCCGATGAGTTCACGGAAAGATTCGTGGAGCATACACTCGATCTGAATATCGGTGACCCCATGGATCCTGATACGGACATCGGTCCCATGGTCAGGGATGACCAGATACTGATACTGGAAGACCAGGTCAATGATGCCATATCAAAGGGTGCAGAGGCACTTGTTCCCGGAGGAAGAATGGCAGGCACGGGTTACATGTATTCACCCACTGTCCTCACTAATGTGACCCGGGACATGAAGGTCATGCATGAGGAAACTTTCGGACCTGTGGCACCGATCATCATTGCAAAGGATGAAAAAGAAGCTATTGAGATGGCAAATGATTCCGAGTTCGGGCTGGGTGCAAGCGTGTGGAGTCAGGACAGGAACCGGGCCATGAGAGTGGCTTCAGAGCTTGAAACAGGAATGGTTGGTATCAATTCCTTCTGTACACCCCAGGCCTGCCTGCCTTTTGGAGGAGTGAAGAAAAGCGGAATGGGCCGGGAGCTCTCAAGTCATGGCTTCTATGAGTTCATGAATATAAAGTCTTTAAAGATGATGTGA